A window of Aeromicrobium duanguangcaii genomic DNA:
CCGGTCTGGCTCGTGTACGGCGCGCTGGCGCTGCTGGGATTCCTGCTGATGGGGACCCTGCCCGTCGTGTTGGACTGGTCCGAGCGGCACGCCGGGCCGACCTTGGCCGGCACGGTGACGGGACTGCTGCTGCTCGCGGCGAACCTCGGCGCCGTGCTCGTCGTCCTGACGGTGCAGATCGCCATCGGCGACCCCGTCGCCGCGCTCGTGGTGATGGCGCTGTGGGCCGTTCCGGGGCTGGCGGTCGCGCTGTCGCTGCCCCGCACGGCCGGACCGCATCTGACCACGCAGTGAGCAGGGGGGACCGGGAGCATCCGTGCCCCCGCCATCGGGGGTGTGGCAGGGGCACGGACTCACTGACAGACACGGCTCGGCTGGGGGACCGAGCGTTTCCCTCCCGGCTGTCTCGAGTGGTGTGAGCTCGAGGCGCCAGGACAAAAGTACACGCGCGGTACATCAGCGTCTCGGGTTTCGCAGGAAATTGTCAGAACGCGTTGCCGCCTGCGATTCCAGCGCGAATCGCGGGGCCGATTCACTGCGGACGCAGCAGCGCCGTGTGGATCGTGACGACGGGGTCCACGAGGTTCGTCAGCACGAGACGGCGACGCGGCGGGGTGTGCCGGATCCGGCGGGCGAAGAGCTCCTCGGTCGCGCCGATCGCGCCGACGACCTCCCACTCCGTGGGGATTCGGACGGGCGCGCCTGCGGCCTCGGCCAGGTCGGCGACCCGGGCCAGACTGCGGGCGTGGCGGTCGACGACGCGGTCGCGTTGCTCGGCCAGCCGCTCGCCCGCGCCGTGGACCTCGACCATGAAGCTGCGGGCGAACGTCGGACGCGCCTCGAGGCTGAGGGCCAGGGCCCGGACGCCGAGCGCGATGCGCTGCTCCCACGCCGAGTCCGGGATGGTCGCGGCCTGGTCACGGATGACCTGCACGAGCTGCTCGCTGATCGCGTCGTGGGC
This region includes:
- a CDS encoding TetR/AcrR family transcriptional regulator — protein: MPAETLRLLPERVGLPRGRAALSETEVGEAHRARIMQAVTDEVAEGGYARTTVAGITARARISRTTFYRWFAGKEEAFAAAHDAISEQLVQVIRDQAATIPDSAWEQRIALGVRALALSLEARPTFARSFMVEVHGAGERLAEQRDRVVDRHARSLARVADLAEAAGAPVRIPTEWEVVGAIGATEELFARRIRHTPPRRRLVLTNLVDPVVTIHTALLRPQ